The DNA sequence CCCGCTCGGCTGCGCGGCCGACCACGAGGACGGGCTGCGGGCCCTGCTCACCGGGCTCGCCGCGAACCGGTCCCTGCGCACCGGCGAGCCGGTCGGGATCGACGGCCTGCTCGACGAAATCGGCATGTCCGGACACCGACCGAGGGAGTGATGATGCGGTTCACGGCCTGCCTTGTCCTAATAGGACTGATCACCACGGCCGCGCCGGCGTCGGCGCACGGCGCCGAGCCCGGCCGGGTGGTGCTCGGCGCGCGTGACGGCTGGGCCGCGGCGACCACCGGGACGACCGGCGGCGCGGCCGCGGCACCCCGGGACGTCCGCACGGTGTCGAAGCGCTCCGAGCTGGCCGCCGCGCTCGCGGCCCGCCCCGGCGTCCCCAAGATCGTCTACGTCCGCGGCACGATCGAGGGCAACGTCGACGCCCGCGACCGGCCGATGAGCTGCGACGACTTCGCCGACCCGGCGTACAACCTGCCCGCGTACCTGGCGCGGTACGACCCGGCGACCTGGGGCAGGACCCCGGTGTCCGGGCCGCTGGAGGACGCTCGGGCGCGGTCGCAGGCCAACCAGGCCGCCCAGGTGGTGCTCGACGTCGGCCCGGACACCACCGTCGTCGGCCTCGGCGGGGCGAAACTGCACGGGCTGACCCTGCGCGTCACCGGCGACAACGTCATCCTGCGGAACCTGCGCTTCGAGGACGCGCACGACTGCTTCCCGCAGTGGGACCCCCTCGACGGCGCCGACGGCAACTGGAACTCCGAGTACGACAACCTCGACCTCGTCGGCGCCACCCACGTCTGGGTGGACCACAACGACTTCGGCGACGGTGCCGACACCGGATCCGTCGAGTACTTCGGGCGCAAGTACGAGGTCCACGACGGACTGCTCGACATCGTCACCGGCTCGGACCTGGTCACGGTCTCCTGGAACCGGCTGCACGACCACGACAAGACCATGCTGATCGGCAGCACCGACCACCCCGACGCCGACACCGGCAAACTGCGCGTCACCGTGCACCACAACGAGTTCACCGCCATCGGCCAGCGCGCCCCCCGCGTCCGGTACGGCCGGGTACATGTGTATAACAACCTATACCGCGTGCCGGAGGTCGCGTCGTACACGTACTCGCTGGGCGTGGGCGTCGAATCCCGCATCTACGCGGAGGAGAACTTCTTCCGCATCCCGGCCGCGCTGCCGCTGGGCGCGCTGGTGGAGTACTGGAAGG is a window from the Amycolatopsis sp. NBC_00355 genome containing:
- a CDS encoding pectate lyase family protein, with the protein product MVLGARDGWAAATTGTTGGAAAAPRDVRTVSKRSELAAALAARPGVPKIVYVRGTIEGNVDARDRPMSCDDFADPAYNLPAYLARYDPATWGRTPVSGPLEDARARSQANQAAQVVLDVGPDTTVVGLGGAKLHGLTLRVTGDNVILRNLRFEDAHDCFPQWDPLDGADGNWNSEYDNLDLVGATHVWVDHNDFGDGADTGSVEYFGRKYEVHDGLLDIVTGSDLVTVSWNRLHDHDKTMLIGSTDHPDADTGKLRVTVHHNEFTAIGQRAPRVRYGRVHVYNNLYRVPEVASYTYSLGVGVESRIYAEENFFRIPAALPLGALVEYWKGTVLHATGTLVAAGHARPRPVDLLAEYNAANDPDLGPDVGWTPALVPRLDPAREVPARVTAGAGPDRA